The genomic stretch GCCATTTTTTACCTATTTAGATCATGTTAACACAAACTTTGTTTATGTgagtattgttttttttttttttttaaatatgtgaaatatcttttttttcgctttgTAAAACTAtactgtaaaattatatttatataaaaatagctaTGCATTTATTActgaatatgttatatattaatcattgtccttatttttaaattcagctATTTGTCATCATGGACACTGCCTCTGTTAGTAGAGAATATAGAAGGTATATTCCACTATTGCTGGAAGTTATCATGGAATCTCCAGTGAGAAGAGATGGCCAACTGATTCCTTATGAAGAAGTAGTAACCATATTAGAAGCTGATACTATAGGAACTGCTACGCAAATtggatttaataattctacaaGATTCTCATGTGGATCCTACAATCATAGCATTTACTTGATGCTTCaagtaatgtataaatttttatattttcttctttcatgAAAGAATgattctgaaaataaataattttcacatatctttttgtatagcttgaattagaaaaatatgagaaaggTGTACAGTGGATTAAGGAACTTTTGTATGACACTGAATTAACAGCTGACAGATTGAAAGTAATAGCAGCAAAAATGGTGAATGATGTGGCGCAATTAAAGAGAAGGGGACACAAAGTAGTGGGTGATTTAATGAAAGGATTAATATACAACAAaggtaaattttcattttttaaatcaataattgtacactatatatataggataaaGTGTAagagatttatatgtattttttttttttggtttttttaatttctagatAGCAATCCTTTCACATCCAGCATGTTGCGACAGCAAAAATTTCTTACTGATACCATAGAACGTTTGAATGATGACTTAGGCCAAAAGGAAGTTATAGCGGAAATCGAATCTGTCAGAAAAACCGTGacatcattgaaaaatatgattttgtatATAGCTGTTAATGTCGATAAATTAACAGTGCAAGTTCCAGATGTCTACGCCCCAtggaataaattcttttctgaTATGACATCATCagagaagaaaaagtaaatataatttgtgcaTATCATTTCAATCTGTTGCTGCTATTTGGATgctatttctaattaattcaatctttttattatattacaggcaagataataatttagaaagagGCGAAGTAGCTTCTTAATCAGTAATGACTTTTAGAATCTGTTGTAGGCTTGAATTGtaacaaatagaaaaagatcttTCCCTTCTTCATCAAATAGTAAAGTTAAAACATATGTTTTTAAGATCTTCCATTATAAAACTATAGCttattcaatttaaacaattctaaattttttcaaactctATTAATTCACATTGGTGTGATTccaatttaagataaaaataaacataaatatatatgtaatatattaatatctaaataatatatataatatattaatatctaaataataaatttcaggCTTAATGTTACTCCTGACTGGTCATTGATGAATCCTGCAGAGGATATTATTCTTAATGGTTGTGTCACGGGATTGGGATGTATAGAATCTTCATTCTTCTGCCAGACTTGTCCAGGCATAAGTGACTATCAGAGTCCTGATCTGCCAGCTTTGGCCGTCTGTTTGCAATATTTGACACAAACGGAGGTGAGCGCATAACAGTTGTCGATTGAAAAATCGGTCAAATCGcagttatttacaaaatatataaaattccagGGACCTATGTGGAGATTAATTCGAGGACAAGGACTTTCATATGGATATAGCATATTCCCGAAACCAAACGAAGGACTATTGTATCTGACTCTCTATAAAGCTACAAATGTTGTAGCTGCGTACAAAGAGACGAAATCAATAGtggtataaataataattttattgaaaaaatgaataaactacaaaaaatagattcatatcatacataaaaaataaagaaaatgcatGAGTAAAAGGCATGGCAActgcgaaaaaattattgtttaaatagaaactttttaaatagaaaaaaaaataatcatgtaaCTGTGTGTTACataatgtatcaatttttagaaataataattatagaagcgtgaatattttctattacagGAAACGCATCTTGCTGGTGACAAATGGGAGAAGCTACTTTACGAATCGGCGAAATCGTCTATGATATTCGAGATTATTGAACAGGAAAAGACGATAGGCGATATTGTAACTCAATCGTTACTATCCTATTTTAGAAACGTACCGCATGATTATAATCATCAGATGGTGCGACGTATCGCCGCCGTTACTATGGATGATATGACCCGTGTGGCGACTTTGTATCTCAAGCCATTGTTTGATCCAAAAAAGTGTAAAACTACCATAGTGTGTCATCCATCGAAAGTCGCGGAAATAGGCGATGTTTTTAAAGGGTAagcaaacaattattttatatattgtctttttcttcttttattcctatatataatatatatgtgtatatgtatataacaaatttatataatttttttacagaatgaGTCAAAATCTTAAACTGTATAATTGCCTTGAAGAAACATACTTAAGCGAGTGGTAAAAGAAGGTTTATCTATCAATTCAAATCTTGGAAAGTATATTTCATATGCATAATTCAGTAAAagcataatttatactttaaattctttttcacaaaatttatacaaattgaatttgataagtttaaaaaaaatttttttttaaatacacactCGAGAGAGAGTTGcacaatatatgatattaaaactgCTAGTTCTTgtgtgttataataatattttcctttaattcgttttttttttcgtataggTAATAccagtttataaaaataaaattttttttttgctaatatataattaaaaagatgtaacaattatttatatcaaagagACTTGGTGTGCAGActagatatatatgttgtgtcacatatatcatatatgcttttattaaaaataaaaattatgtgtgtgtgtgtgtgtgtgtgcgcgcgcgcgtgtgcgtgtgtgtatgtatgtatgtatgtatgtataaggATGCACTACATGTCTTCTTCATGATCAGGAAGAAACTGATACACTTTCTATCTCTAATGCTGATACACCATGTTGCTTAATTGGCGAGTATACACCaccataaatttgaaattcaaatataGTGATATTTGCTGTATCCAGAGGCTCACCATCCGGAATTTCGCGTCCACGATAATAAGGTTTGAAATCCTTCAAAGGTAATGTTATCGTGAAAAATTCGTTGTCCGACATTGGTACCTAAAGTGAAAAGTTTTGaagtgaaaaatgtttacaaaagGAACCTTTAAGGAATCCGCGATATttcattctaataaaaattctaaagctTAGAAAACATCTAAAAACGCTAgtaggaaataaaaaacatgtaaatCAAAggtaaataaaactaataaaagattttaatgaaactttaCTGTAAAGAATTGTTCATAGCTGAGATCCTCATTGGAATTTTGTCCACggtgtttaaaattaatcttgtaatgattattttgCCCCTGCCCTCGGCAAACGAtttcaatattcttaaatCTCGACAGGTTGAGATTTACTGACTTTCGAACGCCAGCAAAACCAGCCCCATTTGGTTGCGGATTCAGCAAGGTAAAGAGGATCGCTCTTTGGAAGAGCTGACTTGTTTGCAATGT from Cataglyphis hispanica isolate Lineage 1 chromosome 11, ULB_Chis1_1.0, whole genome shotgun sequence encodes the following:
- the LOC126852761 gene encoding uncharacterized protein LOC126852761, whose protein sequence is MHMNLQSFIVFVALCALCDFAKGDKMLLFDFTNAQSVDDWREVSDTVRTVGKSKAVLTLQTSQLFQRAILFTLLNPQPNGAGFAGVRKSVNLNLSRFKNIEIVCRGQGQNNHYKINFKHRGQNSNEDLSYEQFFTVPMSDNEFFTITLPLKDFKPYYRGREIPDGEPLDTANITIFEFQIYGGVYSPIKQHGVSALEIESVSVSS